A single genomic interval of Natronolimnobius sp. AArcel1 harbors:
- a CDS encoding carbohydrate kinase family protein → METVLTAGHVNWDVTLRVDRFPEADGEAAIYDQHRSGGGSAANVAAALAGLEVDVGLIGSVGDDENGLLARRDLEEAGVSLDGLRVVAGANTAVKYLLVDDDGEVAVLGNDGVNEAVGPDDIDERRVRDADHVHLTSQRPATAGAIATTASDAGTTVSFDPGRRLSDRDYSEALSAADIVFANDRERAALLEDEYAGSPFDDRIVVIKHGADGAAVHTPTETYTHAGFDIEAVDTVGSGDAFAAGFIAKLVDSAGVEDALEYANACGALTASERGARTAPAAQAVARFLGLRPHS, encoded by the coding sequence ATGGAGACGGTGCTTACAGCCGGTCACGTCAACTGGGACGTGACGCTTCGTGTCGATCGATTCCCCGAAGCGGACGGTGAGGCGGCGATCTACGACCAGCATCGCTCGGGTGGCGGCAGCGCAGCCAACGTCGCGGCCGCACTTGCCGGTCTCGAGGTCGATGTCGGACTGATCGGCAGCGTCGGCGACGACGAAAACGGCCTGCTTGCCCGCCGCGATCTCGAAGAGGCGGGTGTCTCGCTTGACGGACTTCGGGTCGTTGCGGGTGCGAATACGGCGGTGAAGTACCTGCTCGTCGACGACGACGGTGAGGTCGCTGTTCTCGGAAACGACGGCGTCAACGAGGCTGTCGGCCCGGACGACATCGACGAGCGTCGCGTTCGTGACGCCGATCACGTTCATCTGACGAGCCAGCGTCCGGCAACTGCTGGCGCGATTGCGACGACGGCGAGCGACGCCGGCACGACCGTCAGCTTCGATCCGGGCCGCCGACTCAGTGATCGTGACTACAGCGAGGCGCTGTCTGCCGCTGACATCGTCTTCGCGAACGACCGCGAACGCGCAGCCTTGCTCGAGGACGAGTACGCTGGCTCGCCGTTCGATGACCGGATCGTCGTCATCAAACACGGCGCAGACGGCGCTGCCGTGCATACACCGACCGAGACGTACACGCACGCGGGCTTCGATATCGAGGCTGTCGACACGGTCGGCTCGGGCGATGCGTTCGCTGCCGGCTTCATCGCCAAACTGGTCGACAGTGCCGGCGTCGAGGATGCTCTCGAGTATGCAAACGCCTGCGGAGCGCTGACTGCGAGCGAGCGCGGAGCACGAACGGCACCGGCGGCGCAGGCGGTTGCCCGATTCCTTGGATTGCGTCCGCACTCGTGA
- a CDS encoding ubiquitin-like small modifier protein 1: MPTEWKLFADLAERAGEKHIRVEASAGDTVGDALEELLTDRPALEDRVLDEDGEDLRTQINVLRNGTNVLVEEDGLETELEAGDELALFPPVSGGSVERR, translated from the coding sequence ATGCCCACTGAGTGGAAACTGTTCGCCGATCTCGCCGAACGCGCCGGCGAGAAACACATTCGCGTCGAGGCCAGCGCCGGCGACACCGTCGGCGACGCCCTCGAGGAACTGCTCACTGACCGACCGGCACTCGAGGACCGCGTCCTCGACGAGGACGGCGAAGACCTGCGAACCCAGATCAACGTTCTTCGAAACGGAACGAACGTACTGGTCGAAGAAGACGGCCTCGAGACGGAACTCGAAGCGGGCGACGAGTTGGCGCTGTTTCCGCCGGTCAGCGGCGGGTCGGTTGAGCGCCGCTGA
- a CDS encoding nucleoside phosphorylase: MGTQPHLLVEDGDLADIALIPGDPGRVDRIADHCDESETVAENREYKVVNATYEGRELTICSTGIGCPSAAIALEELANVGVETFIRVGTTGALQSDIEIGDMVVATGAAKNEGTTKRYEAVEYPAVPDYHVLSELVDAAEANDEDVQIGPIASDDAYYAETDEYVANWEDAGLLAVEMEAAAVFTLARRKGLRSGAICTVDGNLVEGTQKGTDTEDDELPEKAKNNVGRAIDIALEATTTL, translated from the coding sequence ATGGGAACGCAACCACACCTGCTCGTTGAGGACGGAGACTTAGCAGATATCGCACTCATTCCGGGCGACCCCGGTCGTGTCGACCGCATCGCAGACCACTGTGACGAAAGCGAGACGGTCGCCGAGAACCGCGAGTACAAGGTCGTCAACGCCACCTACGAGGGTCGCGAACTGACGATCTGTTCGACCGGTATCGGTTGTCCATCCGCTGCGATTGCACTCGAGGAACTGGCGAACGTCGGTGTCGAGACGTTCATCCGCGTCGGCACGACCGGCGCGCTCCAGTCGGATATCGAAATCGGCGACATGGTCGTCGCGACTGGGGCAGCGAAAAACGAGGGTACCACGAAGCGCTACGAGGCTGTCGAGTACCCTGCCGTTCCCGACTATCATGTCCTCTCGGAACTGGTCGATGCTGCCGAGGCCAACGACGAGGACGTTCAGATCGGCCCTATCGCGTCTGATGACGCCTACTACGCCGAAACTGACGAGTACGTCGCAAACTGGGAGGACGCCGGCTTGCTCGCCGTCGAGATGGAAGCCGCTGCCGTCTTCACGCTCGCTCGGCGCAAGGGCCTTCGCTCTGGCGCGATCTGTACCGTCGACGGCAATCTCGTCGAAGGCACGCAGAAAGGGACGGACACTGAAGACGACGAACTGCCCGAAAAGGCAAAGAACAACGTCGGCCGCGCAATCGATATCGCCCTCGAGGCGACGACGACCCTCTAA
- a CDS encoding AI-2E family transporter, whose product MNRSRGYLLVLVALFAYFSWQLVTPFFQYVLAAVLLAFVLTPLQRRLEAYISPTLAAFSLLILALLGFIIPFVVVAAVIADDAAAMLESADPETLEIATIEDWIETETGFSVDITGTVVDSAEQIGSVLLEQTTAWFSVFTHALLGFGLALFLLYYLLKDGDVLIEWLRERTPLPDDVQDDLYGELNDVMWAVLAGHVLIAVVQGLIAGLGLFATGIPNATFWTFVMVILALIPLIGAFLVWGPAVVYLVASGEPILAIALFLYSAIVVGVSDDYLRPIVVDRYAELSPGIIILGVLGGVYAFGVMGLFFGPVLLGALVATLEVYDEHYERLESDDTESV is encoded by the coding sequence GTGAATCGATCCAGGGGCTATCTGCTCGTCCTCGTCGCGCTCTTTGCGTACTTTTCGTGGCAACTGGTCACGCCATTCTTCCAGTACGTCCTTGCAGCGGTGTTGCTCGCGTTCGTTCTCACGCCGCTCCAGCGCCGCCTCGAGGCGTACATCTCGCCGACACTGGCTGCATTTTCCCTGCTCATACTGGCGCTGCTCGGCTTCATCATCCCGTTCGTCGTCGTCGCCGCTGTCATCGCCGACGACGCCGCCGCAATGCTCGAGTCGGCCGATCCGGAGACGCTCGAGATAGCCACTATCGAAGACTGGATCGAGACCGAAACTGGCTTTTCGGTCGATATCACCGGCACCGTCGTCGATTCCGCCGAACAGATCGGGTCGGTCCTGCTCGAGCAGACGACCGCATGGTTTAGTGTCTTCACGCACGCACTGCTTGGCTTCGGACTGGCGCTGTTCTTGCTCTACTATCTGCTCAAAGACGGTGACGTGCTCATAGAGTGGCTTCGCGAGCGGACGCCGCTGCCCGATGACGTACAGGATGATCTCTACGGTGAACTCAACGATGTCATGTGGGCCGTCCTGGCGGGCCACGTCCTGATCGCGGTCGTCCAGGGCCTGATCGCCGGACTCGGCCTGTTCGCGACGGGGATTCCAAACGCTACCTTCTGGACGTTCGTGATGGTTATCCTCGCGCTCATCCCGCTGATCGGCGCGTTCCTGGTCTGGGGACCCGCTGTCGTCTATCTGGTCGCCTCTGGCGAGCCGATTCTGGCGATTGCGCTGTTTCTCTACAGCGCCATCGTCGTCGGCGTCTCCGATGACTACCTCCGGCCTATCGTCGTCGACCGCTACGCAGAACTCAGCCCTGGCATCATCATTCTCGGCGTCCTCGGCGGCGTCTACGCCTTCGGCGTCATGGGCCTGTTCTTTGGCCCCGTCTTGCTGGGTGCGCTTGTCGCAACGCTCGAGGTGTACGATGAACACTACGAGCGACTCGAGTCGGACGATACCGAATCTGTATAA
- a CDS encoding DUF547 domain-containing protein: MSTQLDPLSLSADLLYAVTTEGGDPSGLCDHLATLERAQLARALSDRTAKLAFWLNCYNAYVQLRLESESESPAGSHLERWKFLTRDRVPIAGSWLSLNDIKHGLLRRSKHPWGLGYLPRLVPSSFERQFRLPECDARIHFALSHGAESCPPIAVYSPADVDADLDIAVEWYVEENTEYDPDRNHVTIPRLFRRYQGDFGGRDGIVSFLESFNAIPAGSSPTLEYGTPEQTTAVDIDGEADPLRP, from the coding sequence ATGTCGACTCAGCTCGATCCCCTCTCGCTGTCAGCCGATCTTCTCTACGCGGTGACGACCGAGGGTGGCGATCCCAGCGGGCTGTGTGACCACCTCGCGACGCTCGAGCGCGCACAGTTAGCGCGGGCGTTGTCGGATCGCACCGCAAAGCTTGCGTTCTGGCTCAACTGTTACAACGCCTACGTCCAGTTGCGCCTCGAGTCCGAATCGGAGTCACCCGCAGGCAGTCACCTCGAGCGCTGGAAGTTTCTCACCCGTGATCGGGTGCCGATCGCTGGCAGTTGGTTGAGCCTCAACGATATCAAACATGGGCTCCTACGGCGGTCGAAACACCCGTGGGGCCTTGGCTACCTGCCGCGGCTGGTTCCATCGTCGTTCGAACGGCAGTTTCGGTTGCCGGAATGCGATGCGCGGATTCATTTTGCGCTCTCACACGGCGCAGAGAGCTGTCCGCCGATTGCGGTCTACTCACCGGCCGACGTCGATGCCGATCTCGATATCGCCGTTGAGTGGTATGTCGAAGAGAACACCGAGTACGACCCGGATCGAAACCACGTGACGATTCCGCGGCTGTTTCGCCGGTATCAGGGCGATTTCGGCGGTCGCGACGGCATCGTCTCGTTTCTCGAGAGCTTCAACGCGATTCCAGCCGGCTCGAGTCCAACACTCGAGTATGGGACACCGGAACAGACGACAGCAGTCGATATCGATGGCGAGGCAGACCCGCTTCGTCCCTGA
- a CDS encoding S8 family serine peptidase has protein sequence MTSVGIGMVGTSTASDDAELNDEQYIVLAGESGHSDRLESAGYEVLHDLADGSVIIVQGPEGMENQLESIPVVNSAVSNQTYTVEITEPEADESVAAADTESLTDEQWAMERIRAFEAHDIATGDGTTIAVIDTGVDHTHPDLEPQLDRERSRLFRNGTVHSGTQEINVATELEPVERFVATDVEGHGSHVAGIAAASGTESGIVGVAPDATLVSLRPFFFENPQDGLFSLSSTIVDLLIAIDYAVEIGVDVINISLTAGDPDPGSVDRRRVYAAFNRIVEYALERGTAVVAAMGNAETGNDGINMDQFPGYILPASNSGTISVAAVTEDDVRSQESHFGDSTVTVAAPGDQILSTVPDELFWDQYYLGSGTSTAAPQVAGLACLLRELDPNLHPRSITQAMEKGATDLTGERTSGLGTGRIDTFETVDSFQ, from the coding sequence ATGACAAGCGTCGGAATCGGTATGGTCGGAACCAGCACTGCAAGCGACGACGCAGAACTCAATGATGAACAGTATATCGTTCTCGCAGGCGAGTCGGGCCATAGTGATCGACTCGAGAGTGCTGGTTACGAAGTTTTGCACGACCTTGCGGACGGATCCGTTATCATCGTTCAGGGGCCAGAAGGAATGGAGAACCAGTTAGAATCGATCCCGGTCGTAAATAGTGCGGTTTCGAACCAGACCTATACCGTCGAAATCACCGAGCCGGAGGCAGACGAAAGTGTGGCTGCTGCCGATACCGAATCACTGACCGACGAACAGTGGGCAATGGAACGAATTCGTGCCTTCGAGGCGCATGACATCGCAACTGGCGACGGAACGACAATCGCGGTGATCGATACGGGGGTCGATCATACACATCCGGATCTCGAGCCGCAACTCGACCGCGAGCGGAGTCGGCTGTTCCGTAACGGAACCGTTCACTCCGGAACGCAGGAGATCAACGTCGCTACTGAGCTGGAGCCGGTCGAACGATTCGTCGCGACTGACGTGGAGGGACACGGCTCTCACGTTGCTGGCATCGCCGCTGCCTCAGGAACCGAATCGGGAATCGTCGGCGTCGCTCCCGACGCGACGCTCGTCTCGCTTCGACCGTTCTTCTTCGAAAATCCGCAAGACGGGCTCTTTAGTTTGAGCAGTACGATTGTCGATCTTCTGATCGCGATCGATTACGCCGTCGAGATTGGCGTCGACGTGATCAACATCAGTCTGACCGCTGGCGATCCGGATCCTGGAAGCGTTGATCGCCGTCGCGTGTACGCCGCATTCAATCGAATCGTTGAGTACGCACTCGAGCGCGGAACGGCCGTCGTCGCCGCAATGGGTAATGCTGAAACGGGTAACGACGGTATTAACATGGACCAGTTCCCTGGCTATATCCTTCCTGCCAGTAATTCGGGGACGATAAGCGTCGCAGCAGTCACTGAAGACGACGTTCGATCTCAGGAATCTCACTTCGGAGACAGCACCGTGACCGTCGCTGCGCCTGGCGACCAGATTCTTTCGACGGTTCCAGACGAACTCTTCTGGGATCAGTACTATCTCGGCTCTGGTACGTCGACAGCAGCGCCACAGGTTGCGGGGCTTGCGTGTTTGCTCCGTGAACTCGATCCGAACCTTCATCCACGATCGATTACACAGGCAATGGAAAAGGGAGCGACCGATTTGACAGGTGAGAGAACATCTGGACTCGGGACAGGACGTATTGACACCTTCGAGACGGTCGACAGTTTCCAGTAA
- a CDS encoding HNH endonuclease, giving the protein MTSRDWHGDQRAVFDRDGHTCRRCGATDSTGDESASTADLHCYPIGDVPLEGTVHESSLVTVCDRCFDSLQGASVATDTQPDDETLFTLARDLTQRQGVTVSAVASFSSIATSLPTALEDAGEDDAARTDAEAEYRQARREVLLAIESVPSRLDPLAAVDETALDPAVSDPLAELVEAARTLQTELRELVSYCETVPVAIGRCRGCLKATETSETDKRDDTAACPTCGLPSESAGTAVMGTDDSMEARLSAINETLQGASATTETLTECAGQVATALQGEPTDPQ; this is encoded by the coding sequence GTGACTTCCCGCGACTGGCACGGTGACCAACGTGCTGTGTTCGACCGAGACGGCCACACCTGTCGCCGGTGTGGGGCAACTGACAGCACCGGCGACGAGAGCGCGTCGACAGCCGACCTGCACTGTTATCCTATCGGCGACGTACCGCTCGAGGGGACGGTCCACGAGAGTTCGCTCGTGACGGTCTGTGATCGGTGTTTTGACTCCTTGCAGGGCGCGTCCGTCGCGACCGACACGCAGCCGGATGATGAGACGCTGTTTACGCTCGCGCGCGACCTGACACAGCGCCAGGGTGTCACCGTCTCCGCTGTTGCCTCGTTCTCCTCGATTGCAACCTCGTTGCCGACAGCACTCGAGGATGCAGGCGAGGACGATGCGGCCCGCACCGACGCTGAAGCCGAGTATCGTCAGGCACGTCGCGAGGTGTTGCTCGCGATCGAGTCCGTTCCCTCGCGTCTCGATCCCCTCGCTGCGGTCGATGAGACAGCGCTCGATCCTGCTGTTAGCGACCCACTCGCTGAACTTGTCGAGGCGGCCCGCACGCTCCAGACGGAGCTTCGAGAACTCGTCAGTTACTGTGAGACGGTGCCGGTCGCAATCGGACGCTGTCGCGGCTGTCTCAAAGCAACTGAAACGAGCGAGACAGACAAGAGAGACGATACCGCGGCGTGTCCAACCTGCGGATTACCAAGCGAGAGTGCTGGGACGGCCGTCATGGGCACGGACGACTCGATGGAGGCGCGCCTGAGCGCGATCAACGAGACGCTACAGGGCGCCTCAGCGACGACAGAAACGCTGACGGAGTGTGCTGGACAGGTCGCAACAGCACTCCAGGGCGAACCGACCGATCCACAGTAG
- a CDS encoding GNAT family N-acetyltransferase produces the protein MHIRRATPDDYDAVCELTSDIWADRGGDYLPDIYHDWLEDDPGQGKKTFLAEIDGDLAGIVQGVMLSPDEAWFQSLRVSSDYRRQGVSQRLNEELFAWAREQGATVGRVMIFSWNTASFAASRSSGFDPLTEFRFAHVEPDVDATIPDSRSISHDPAPAWRYWTHSDVRAELEGLALDSDESWALSELTHSDLERFADETAVFAVEGDDGLAGASYRVRTFEREDDDGDLVRWAEYGVGAWDDVDSARALFAAIARDAAALTVDRTRILIPETAQYVTDAAYAGATVSEEPDFALGVDLMKR, from the coding sequence ATGCATATCCGCAGAGCGACACCCGACGATTACGACGCCGTCTGTGAACTGACGAGCGACATCTGGGCGGACCGCGGCGGCGACTACCTGCCCGATATCTACCACGACTGGCTCGAGGACGACCCCGGACAGGGAAAGAAAACCTTCCTCGCTGAGATTGACGGCGACCTCGCGGGGATTGTCCAGGGTGTCATGCTCTCGCCCGACGAAGCCTGGTTCCAGAGCCTACGCGTCTCGTCGGACTACCGCCGACAGGGCGTCAGCCAGCGCCTCAACGAGGAACTGTTCGCGTGGGCGCGCGAGCAGGGCGCAACGGTCGGGCGCGTTATGATTTTCTCGTGGAACACGGCCTCCTTTGCCGCCTCGCGCTCGAGTGGGTTCGACCCGCTCACGGAGTTTCGATTCGCTCACGTCGAACCCGATGTCGACGCTACGATACCGGACTCACGGTCGATCAGCCACGACCCTGCGCCAGCGTGGCGCTACTGGACCCACAGCGATGTGCGCGCGGAACTCGAGGGACTGGCGCTCGATTCTGACGAGTCGTGGGCGCTCTCCGAACTCACTCACTCGGACCTCGAGCGCTTTGCCGATGAGACGGCCGTCTTCGCAGTTGAAGGCGACGACGGGCTCGCGGGGGCGAGCTATCGCGTGCGGACATTCGAACGCGAGGACGACGACGGCGACCTCGTTCGCTGGGCCGAGTACGGCGTTGGTGCCTGGGACGACGTCGATTCCGCTCGTGCACTGTTTGCGGCGATTGCTCGCGATGCGGCCGCGCTCACGGTGGATCGAACGCGCATACTCATTCCCGAGACGGCACAATACGTCACTGACGCGGCCTACGCAGGTGCAACGGTATCTGAAGAGCCGGATTTCGCACTCGGTGTCGATCTGATGAAGCGCTAA
- the deoC gene encoding deoxyribose-phosphate aldolase produces MDRTDLAPLIDHTVLGPETTPADIHEILEAADEYGMNACIPPYALEEAAEYAPDVTLATVIGFPHGQNDHDVKRREGVLAWKAGADELDVVINIGRLKAGEDDAVQAELAELVAAVPIPVKVIIETALLTDEEKHRACEAAVEADATMVKTSTGFQDGGATLADVELMSDYLPVKASGGIGSYDEAMAMLEAGAERIGASSGVEILEGAPE; encoded by the coding sequence ATGGACCGCACCGACCTCGCGCCGCTGATCGACCACACCGTCCTCGGACCGGAGACAACGCCCGCAGATATCCACGAGATTCTCGAGGCCGCCGACGAGTACGGGATGAACGCCTGTATTCCACCCTACGCGCTCGAGGAGGCGGCCGAGTACGCGCCGGATGTAACCCTCGCGACCGTGATTGGCTTCCCGCATGGCCAAAACGACCACGACGTTAAACGCCGTGAAGGCGTCCTCGCGTGGAAAGCCGGCGCGGACGAACTCGATGTGGTCATCAACATTGGCCGACTCAAAGCCGGCGAGGACGACGCCGTCCAGGCCGAACTCGCCGAACTCGTCGCTGCGGTGCCGATTCCGGTGAAAGTCATCATCGAAACCGCACTCCTCACTGACGAGGAGAAACACCGCGCTTGCGAGGCCGCGGTCGAAGCGGATGCAACAATGGTCAAAACCTCGACCGGCTTTCAGGACGGCGGCGCAACACTCGCAGACGTCGAACTCATGAGCGACTACCTGCCCGTCAAAGCAAGCGGCGGGATCGGCAGCTACGACGAGGCGATGGCGATGCTCGAGGCCGGAGCCGAGCGAATCGGTGCCTCGAGCGGGGTCGAAATTCTCGAGGGCGCACCGGAGTAA
- a CDS encoding HalOD1 output domain-containing protein produces the protein MTERKICEPYDSQHGRPITYDRPAGESPSIAVATALARYNDEDVTAASTQLYDYVDPEALDALFEQTRSGADRSVRVVEFDVDGATVSVSPDRVEITSQ, from the coding sequence ATGACGGAACGAAAGATCTGCGAGCCCTACGATAGCCAGCATGGTCGACCGATTACGTACGACCGGCCAGCGGGGGAGTCGCCAAGTATCGCTGTCGCGACGGCACTGGCACGATACAACGACGAAGACGTCACTGCAGCGAGCACGCAGCTGTACGACTACGTCGATCCTGAAGCCCTCGATGCACTGTTCGAACAGACTCGTTCCGGCGCTGATCGCTCCGTTCGAGTCGTCGAGTTCGATGTCGACGGCGCGACGGTGTCGGTGAGCCCGGATCGAGTCGAAATAACGTCACAGTAG
- a CDS encoding DUF63 family protein, which translates to MVVPEGFVLPPWYLLIPLLVVLGGVLALLWTLEPPVTDRTVIAFAPWMMFGSTLHVLHRLEAYPDSIAVLFASPSVYLLTATVAGLVWIVGLFLHAGGLQSSSERVVGIAGTAFFAMFTLLILFDSWEAGTFEPFFPVISVVIAGIVTALAWLALGLWFTDVAATTSLTGVLVVFGHALDGVSTAIGFDLLGAHEEVPVSRMILEAGEALPTAEYIGGGWLFVLVKVALAMVILGLFKEYVEEEPRQARTILALIAAVGLGPGVHNVLLFMVG; encoded by the coding sequence ATGGTAGTTCCAGAGGGGTTCGTGTTACCGCCATGGTATCTCCTCATCCCACTGCTCGTCGTACTCGGGGGGGTACTCGCGCTGTTGTGGACACTCGAGCCGCCGGTGACTGATCGGACGGTGATTGCGTTTGCGCCATGGATGATGTTCGGCTCGACGTTACACGTCTTGCATCGTCTCGAGGCCTATCCCGATAGTATCGCGGTGTTGTTCGCCTCGCCGAGTGTCTACTTGTTGACGGCGACCGTCGCGGGATTAGTCTGGATTGTCGGGCTCTTTCTCCACGCCGGCGGCTTGCAATCCTCGAGTGAGCGAGTCGTAGGAATCGCTGGTACGGCGTTTTTCGCCATGTTCACACTGCTTATTCTATTCGATAGTTGGGAGGCTGGGACATTCGAGCCGTTCTTCCCAGTTATTTCTGTCGTGATCGCCGGTATCGTCACCGCACTGGCGTGGCTCGCACTCGGACTGTGGTTTACTGACGTGGCTGCGACGACGAGTCTGACCGGCGTGCTCGTCGTTTTTGGCCACGCACTCGATGGCGTCTCGACCGCAATTGGATTCGATCTGCTCGGTGCCCACGAGGAAGTCCCCGTCTCACGGATGATTCTCGAGGCGGGTGAGGCGTTGCCAACGGCGGAATACATCGGCGGCGGCTGGCTGTTCGTGCTGGTCAAGGTTGCACTCGCGATGGTGATCCTCGGCCTGTTCAAGGAGTACGTCGAGGAGGAACCGCGACAGGCCCGGACGATCCTCGCGCTCATCGCGGCAGTCGGTCTGGGACCGGGTGTCCACAACGTCTTGCTGTTCATGGTCGGCTAG
- a CDS encoding NAD-binding protein produces MVGEALFERLPDNWKRLVSVRVAIALALLVALLSVVTGVLNISQEAADFGPLAAFVPDSVQEAVGFTGALTGFLMVGSALALRHGLRAGWWATLILLPVTAIQGLLQLNRYSLPLIALSLLSLPFLLFTRNRFDQELALTTTQLAAGGALVGVQAYGTFGAYALQEDFDGIDTVLDAFYFTLITSSTVGYGDIGPTSPEAILFTMSVVVLGVASFGIAIGALVGPAIQARITKTLGKMTDSELELLDNHVMVLGYGDLTEPIVNELHSADTQFVVVTDDDSAADELSNRDIPVLTADPSNEAPLKRAKIQNARAVLVATDNDAEDALAVLTARQLRPDIRIVTAATDRQNTRKLERAGADDVISLAELGGHLLVRSALGSNESPVVSRLLSETE; encoded by the coding sequence ATGGTCGGCGAGGCACTCTTCGAGCGGTTGCCAGACAACTGGAAGCGACTGGTATCCGTCCGCGTCGCGATTGCACTCGCCCTCCTCGTTGCGCTGCTGTCGGTCGTCACGGGCGTTCTCAACATCAGTCAGGAGGCCGCCGATTTCGGCCCGCTCGCCGCTTTCGTTCCCGACTCCGTTCAGGAGGCTGTCGGCTTTACCGGCGCGCTGACTGGCTTCTTGATGGTCGGGAGCGCCCTCGCCTTGCGCCACGGGCTGCGAGCCGGTTGGTGGGCGACGCTCATTCTATTGCCGGTGACGGCGATTCAGGGACTTTTGCAGCTCAATCGGTACTCGCTCCCGTTGATCGCGCTGTCGCTGCTCTCGCTTCCGTTCTTGCTATTCACCCGAAATCGCTTCGATCAGGAGCTGGCGCTGACGACGACCCAACTCGCAGCCGGCGGCGCGCTCGTCGGCGTTCAGGCCTACGGGACCTTCGGGGCGTACGCCTTACAGGAGGACTTCGACGGCATCGACACCGTCCTCGACGCATTTTACTTTACGCTGATCACCTCGAGTACGGTGGGCTACGGCGATATCGGCCCGACCAGTCCGGAGGCAATCTTGTTCACGATGTCCGTCGTGGTTCTCGGTGTGGCGAGTTTCGGTATCGCTATCGGGGCGCTCGTCGGCCCTGCAATTCAGGCGCGAATTACGAAGACACTCGGGAAAATGACCGACTCAGAACTCGAACTCCTCGACAATCACGTTATGGTCCTCGGCTATGGGGATCTGACCGAACCGATCGTCAACGAACTCCACTCGGCGGACACCCAATTCGTCGTCGTCACGGACGACGATTCGGCGGCGGATGAACTCTCGAACCGCGACATTCCGGTGCTCACTGCCGACCCGAGCAACGAAGCGCCGCTCAAGCGAGCGAAAATTCAGAACGCGCGGGCCGTTCTCGTCGCCACCGACAACGACGCCGAAGACGCGCTCGCCGTCCTCACCGCCCGGCAACTCCGGCCGGACATCCGCATCGTCACCGCCGCAACCGACCGCCAGAATACGCGCAAACTCGAGCGCGCGGGTGCTGATGACGTCATCAGTCTCGCGGAGCTGGGCGGGCACCTGCTCGTGCGCTCTGCGCTCGGGTCGAACGAGTCGCCCGTGGTGTCGCGACTGTTGAGCGAGACCGAGTAA